Proteins co-encoded in one Thermochromatium tepidum ATCC 43061 genomic window:
- a CDS encoding diguanylate cyclase domain-containing protein: protein MDIELGAQLIDSLQVGLILLDHEGRVVSWNGWMKRHSGLGLADVAGRRLAELFPEVSGSRLESSISDTLRFKLSSMLAPNLNPNLLPLYHRAADRQRDQRMYQLIYVTPLRHDHCACLIQIHDMTSALRRERRLRAQSTRLIESSYQDPLTGVGNRRRFDQDLAQRFRQAKDRQRSIALLMIDVDNFKAYNDHFGHQGGDACLIQVARTLRDGLRRDGDRVSRYGGEEFAILLADTDGPSACAIAERLRLTIEQLNLPHPAAPGIGRVSISVGIAAMVPSDEQFCHILVAQADLALYSAKDAGRNCCMWYDPATSGARALSKCNSDRGQGADKPFTSEPLRGALADTLA, encoded by the coding sequence ATGGACATCGAACTCGGCGCTCAGTTGATCGACAGCCTGCAGGTCGGGCTGATCCTGCTCGATCATGAGGGTCGCGTGGTGTCCTGGAACGGCTGGATGAAGCGCCACAGCGGTCTTGGACTCGCCGATGTCGCCGGTCGGCGACTCGCGGAACTCTTCCCCGAGGTGAGCGGCAGCCGCCTGGAATCCAGCATCTCGGACACGCTGCGCTTCAAGCTCTCATCCATGCTGGCGCCGAACCTCAATCCAAACCTGCTTCCGCTCTACCATCGAGCGGCGGATCGCCAGCGCGACCAGCGCATGTATCAGCTCATCTATGTCACTCCGCTGCGTCATGATCACTGCGCCTGCCTGATCCAGATCCATGACATGACGTCCGCTCTGCGCCGCGAGCGGCGTCTGCGCGCCCAGTCGACACGCTTGATCGAAAGCAGCTATCAGGACCCGCTCACGGGTGTCGGCAACCGTCGCCGCTTCGATCAGGATCTGGCGCAGCGTTTCAGACAGGCCAAAGACAGGCAGCGCTCGATCGCCCTGCTCATGATCGATGTCGACAACTTCAAGGCCTATAACGACCACTTCGGCCATCAGGGCGGCGACGCCTGCCTGATCCAGGTGGCGCGGACACTGCGCGATGGTTTGCGACGCGATGGCGATCGGGTCTCGCGCTATGGCGGCGAGGAGTTCGCGATCTTGCTGGCCGACACCGATGGACCATCAGCCTGCGCGATCGCCGAGCGGCTGCGGCTGACCATCGAACAGCTCAACCTCCCTCACCCCGCCGCCCCCGGTATCGGCCGGGTCAGCATCAGTGTCGGTATCGCGGCCATGGTGCCGAGCGACGAGCAGTTCTGCCACATCCTGGTCGCTCAAGCCGATCTCGCGCTCTATTCGGCCAAGGATGCCGGGCGCAATTGTTGTATGTGGTATGACCCGGCGACCAGCGGGGCGCGCGCCCTGTCCAAATGCAACTCGGACAGAGGACAAGGCGCCGATAAGCCATTCACCAGCGAGCCGCTACGCGGCGCCCTCGCCGACACCCTGGCCTAG
- the tsaA gene encoding tRNA (N6-threonylcarbamoyladenosine(37)-N6)-methyltransferase TrmO: MVFEPIGYIRSPYTDKFGIPRQPGLVKAAEARLELRPEFAREEAFKALDGFSHVWILFIFHQDCPEAGWNPTVRPPRLGGRESVGVFASRAPYRPNPIGLSAVEHLGLVRDARGLALRLRGVDMLDGTPVLDIKPYVPYADAIPEARGGFAVAPPSDPREVRFSPMADSDLERLDPDGTRALRTLITQVLEQDPRPGYMDRYPKRREFGLRLMEFDIRWCLEAGHIEVTRIYPAP; this comes from the coding sequence ATGGTCTTTGAGCCGATCGGGTATATCCGCTCGCCCTATACGGACAAGTTCGGCATCCCGCGCCAGCCCGGACTGGTCAAGGCCGCCGAGGCGCGGCTGGAACTGCGGCCCGAGTTCGCGCGTGAGGAGGCCTTCAAGGCGCTCGATGGCTTCTCGCATGTCTGGATCCTGTTCATCTTCCATCAGGATTGTCCGGAGGCCGGCTGGAATCCAACGGTTCGGCCGCCAAGGCTCGGCGGACGCGAATCGGTCGGGGTCTTCGCCAGCCGTGCCCCCTACCGGCCCAATCCGATCGGACTCTCGGCGGTCGAGCACCTGGGTCTGGTTCGGGACGCGCGCGGGCTGGCGCTGCGCCTGCGCGGTGTCGATATGCTCGACGGCACGCCCGTGCTCGACATCAAGCCCTATGTGCCCTATGCCGACGCCATCCCCGAGGCGCGCGGCGGATTCGCCGTCGCACCGCCATCCGACCCACGCGAGGTGCGCTTCAGCCCGATGGCCGATTCCGATCTGGAACGCCTCGACCCCGACGGCACACGCGCCCTGCGCACACTCATCACCCAGGTCCTGGAACAGGACCCGCGCCCTGGTTATATGGATCGCTACCCAAAGCGACGCGAATTTGGTCTGCGGCTCATGGAGTTCGACATCCGCTGGTGTCTGGAGGCCGGGCACATCGAGGTGACGAGGATTTACCCAGCCCCCTGA
- a CDS encoding chemotaxis protein CheX, with protein sequence MSELSELHRDALSELFNLGVGRAAHSLSQMVRDEIELSAPFVDVIQAHEVSAVLIGSEFRELSMVTIDFEGPFVSKAILLFPERNALAILSNMLDPDLTPEEVSEFEQEAMCEIGNVILNACMSALADEFGIELYGSLPKHYFSDTDSLPIFVGGNAEQRLLLLQIQLTMRQQLIQGHLVFLMGVGSLLDLRNCLDAYLDRLGMR encoded by the coding sequence GTGTCCGAACTCAGCGAGCTCCATCGCGATGCACTCAGCGAGCTGTTTAACCTTGGGGTTGGGCGCGCGGCACACAGCCTCAGTCAGATGGTGCGCGACGAGATCGAACTGTCGGCGCCCTTCGTCGATGTGATCCAGGCCCATGAAGTGAGCGCTGTCCTGATCGGCTCGGAGTTCAGGGAACTGAGCATGGTGACCATCGACTTTGAGGGGCCGTTCGTCTCTAAGGCCATCCTGCTGTTCCCAGAGCGCAATGCGCTCGCCATCCTCAGCAACATGCTCGATCCGGATCTGACGCCTGAGGAGGTCTCAGAGTTCGAGCAGGAAGCCATGTGCGAGATCGGTAACGTCATCCTCAACGCCTGCATGAGCGCGCTCGCCGACGAATTCGGCATCGAGCTGTACGGCAGTCTGCCCAAGCATTATTTCAGCGACACCGATTCATTGCCGATCTTCGTCGGCGGCAACGCCGAGCAACGGCTTCTCTTGCTTCAGATCCAGCTCACCATGCGTCAGCAATTGATTCAGGGCCATCTGGTGTTTCTAATGGGCGTCGGCTCACTACTGGATCTGCGCAATTGTCTCGATGCGTATCTCGATCGGCTTGGAATGCGTTGA
- a CDS encoding response regulator transcription factor, with the protein MGTHNHSLLIVDDSRISRMMLTRLIADLRPDWRITEAASGNEALEMIERDPPTLVSLDINMPGMSGLETAGRIRLHNPDIRVVICTANIQDYVRQAAEKAGVHFVSKPITPESVVRMVAFFEE; encoded by the coding sequence ATGGGCACACACAACCACTCACTCCTCATCGTTGACGACAGCCGGATATCACGCATGATGCTAACCCGCCTGATCGCGGATCTGCGTCCGGACTGGCGCATCACCGAGGCGGCGAGCGGCAACGAGGCCTTGGAGATGATCGAGCGCGACCCACCGACCCTGGTCAGTCTCGACATCAACATGCCCGGCATGAGCGGACTGGAGACCGCCGGGCGCATCCGACTCCACAACCCCGATATCCGGGTCGTCATCTGCACCGCCAACATCCAGGACTATGTGCGCCAGGCGGCCGAGAAGGCCGGCGTGCACTTTGTCTCCAAGCCGATCACACCCGAATCCGTGGTGCGCATGGTGGCCTTCTTCGAGGAATGA